The following proteins are co-located in the Betta splendens chromosome 9, fBetSpl5.4, whole genome shotgun sequence genome:
- the rtcb gene encoding RNA-splicing ligase RtcB homolog isoform X2, giving the protein MFEELRNACRGGGVGGFLPAMKQIGNVAALPGIIHRSIGLPDVHSGYGFAIGNMAAFDMDDPDAVVSPGGVGFDINCGVRLLRTNLDERDVQPVKEQLAQSLFDHIPVGVGSKGVIPMGAKDLEEALEMGVDWSLREGYAWAEDKEHCEEYGRMLQADPNKVSSKAKKRGLPQLGTLGAGNHYAEIQVVDEIYNDYAAKKMGIDHKGQVCVMIHSGSRGLGHQVATDALVAMEKAMKRDKITVNDRQLACARITSQEGQDYLKGMAAAGNYAWVNRSSMTFLTRQAFSKVFGTTPDDLDMHVIYDVSHNIAKVEEHVVDGKQRTLLVHRKGSTRAFPPHHPLIPVDYQLTGQPVLIGGTMGTCSYVLTGTEQGMTETFGTTCHGAGRALSRAKSRRNLDFQDVLDKLADMGIAIRVASPKLVMEEAPESYKNVTDVVNTCHDAGISKKAIKLRPIAVIKG; this is encoded by the exons AGATCCATTGGCCTCCCAGACGTCCACTCTGGATACGGATTTGCCATTGGAAACATGGCAGCCTTCGACATGGATGACCCCGATGCTGTGGTGTCTCCAG GCGGTGTTGGTTTTGACATAAACTGTGGCGTCCGTTTGCTGCGTACCAATCTGGACGAGAGAGACGTCCAGCCAGTGAAGGAGCAGTTGGCCCAGTCTCTGTTCGACCACATCCCAGTGGGAGTCGGCTCCAAAGGAGTCATCCCAATGGGGGCCAA GGACCTGGAGGAGGCTCTGGAGATGGGGGTGGACTGGTCTCTGCGGGAGGGCTACGCCTGGGCTGAGGATAAGGAGCACTGTGAGGAGTATGGCAGGATGCTACAGGCCGACCCCAACAAAGTGTCCTCCAAGGCCAAGAAGAGAGGCCTGCCACAG CTGGGGACTCTGGGAGCAGGAAACCACTACGCTGAGATCCAGGTGGTGGATGAGATCTACAATGACTATGCCGCTAAAAAGATGGGCATCGACCACAAAGGTCAGGTGTGTGTCATGATCCACAGCGGGAGCAGAGGCCTCGGACACCAGGTCGCCACAG ATGCtcttgttgccatggagaaGGCCATGAAGAGggataaaatcacagtaaaCGATCGGCAGCTGGCCTGCGCTCGCATCACATCACAGGAAGGGCAGGACTACCTGAAAGGcatggctgctgcaggaaactaCGCCTGGGTCAACCGCTCGTCCATGACCTTCCTCACCCGACAG GCGTTCTCCAAAGTATTTGGTACAACGCCAGACGACCTGGACATGCACGTTATCTATGACGTCTCCCACAACATCGCCAAAGTGGAGGAGCACGTGGTGGATGGCAAACAGCGGACTTTGCTCGTTCACCGCAAAGGCTCCACCCGAGCGTTCCCGCCCCACCACCCCCTCATCCCCGTGGACTACCAG CTCACAGGTCAGCCAGTGCTGATCGGAGGAACGATGGGAACCTGCAGCTACGTCCTCACTGGGACCGAACAAGGAATGACGGAAACATTCGGCACCACCTGTCACGGAGCG GGCCGAGCTCTGTCTCGAGCAAAGTCCCGCAGGAATTTGGACTTTCAGGACGTCCTGGACAAACTGGCTGACATGGGAATTGCCATCAGAGTGGCTTCGCCCAAACTGGtcatggaggag gctCCTGAATCGTACAAGAATGTGACAGATGTCGTTAACACGTGTCACGATGCTGGAATCAGTAAGAAAGCCATTAAACTGAGGCCGATCGCTGTGATTAAAGGCTGA
- the xpot gene encoding exportin-T translates to MACQSVAAVMDEQALLGLNPNADARYRQRAMAYFEQLKESQDAWEVCAEALAKGIYNDDHVKFFCFQVLEHQIKFRHAGLSDVQQQLVRETLMKWLQCQLMNAQPEKPFIRNKAAQVFALTFIMEYLTLWPKFFFDVLSLVGLNPHGVDIYLRTLMAIDAEVVDRDILHTPEETRRNTLIKDTMREQCIPSLVESWYQILQTYQQSHPELTCQCLEVVGAFVSWIDLSLIANDRFVNLLLSQMSVEELREEACDCLFEIVNKGMDPVDKTKLVESLCRVLQSAGFFNVEQEEDVDFLAKFSRLVNGMGQSLVLSWTKLAKTGNMKDAAESLQAIETKVPLLLQLLVHEDDDISANIVGFCYEYLHVLKQLPQLTEQQQGNIEAIMLAVMKKLTYDDEYNFDNEGEDEAMFVEYRKQLKMLLDRLAQVSPELLLEAVRRVFTNTMQNWQSAQFMEVEVAIRLLYMLGEALPASHGAHFSGNVAKTSALQDMMRTLVSCGVSSYQHTSVSLEFFETVVRYDKFFIVEPQHIPNVLMAFLDQRGLRHNSPKVRSRVAYLFSRFIKSLHKHMNAFIEDILTRIQDLLELTPPENGFPALLTSDDQLFMFETAGILIVNGECPVERKQALMRSLLAPLMDAFRLLLAKLPQESEEERQTALADCLSHAVGFASRTSKAFSNKQTVKQCGCTEVYRECLQTFLPALSCPVQRGVLRSSVRSFLHRMIICMEEEVLPFIPAASEHMLKDCEAKDLQEFIPLISQITAKFKRQVSPFLQQVFMPLVLAIFEVLGRPAEDNDQAAALEKQMLRRSYFSFIQTIAGSGMNEVMANQGAENIERVVFTIIQGAVDFPDPIAQKTCFIILSKLVELWGGKDGMVGFPDFIYKHIVPACFLAPLKPTFDLSDAQTVLTLSECVVTLKMIHLKRGPEFIQFLQQDYLPSLQVSPEISQELCHVLQQPDIKVLKTYIKAFFQRAKL, encoded by the exons ATGGCCTGCCAGTCTGTCGCTGCAGTCATGGACGAGCAGGCCCTGCTGGGGCTCAACCCAAACGCAGACGCCCGCTACAGGCAGAGG GCCATGGCGTACTTCGAGCAGCTCAAGGAGTCTCAGGATGCTTGGGAGGTGTGTGCAGAGGCCCTGGCTAAAGGGATCTACAA tGATGACCACGTGAAGTTTTTCTGCTTCCAGGTTTTGGAGCATCAGATTAAGTTCAG ACACGCTGGTCTGAGtgatgttcagcagcagctcgtcaGAGAGACTCTGATGAAGTGGCTCCAGTGTCAG CTCATGAACGCTCAGCCTGAGAAGCCCTTCATCAGAAACAAGGCGGCGCAGGTGTTCGCCCTCACCTTCATCATGGAGTATCTGACTCTGTGGCCCAAGTTCTTCTTCGATGTCCTGTCTCTGGTGGGTCTAAATCCTCACGGCGTGGACATCTACCTAAGGACACTAATGGCCATTGACGCTGAGGTGGTCGACAGAGACATTCTTCACACACCAGAG GAGACCCGTAGAAACACTTTAATCAAAGACACCATGCGAGAGCAGTGCATCCCCAGCCTGGTGGAGTCCTGGTATCAGATCCTGCAGACGTACCAGCAGTCACACCCAGAGCTCACCTGTCAGTGTCTGGAGGTGGTGGGAGCCTTTGTGTCCTGGATTGACCTCAGCCTCATTGCTAACGACCG GTTTGTaaacctgctgctgagtcagATGTCGGTGGAGGAGCTCAGAGAGGAGGCCTGTGACTGCCTCTTTGAAATCGTCAACAAAGGAATGGACCCAGTGGATAAAACCAAGCTGGTGGAGTCTCTGTGCCGAGTGCTGCAGTCGGCTGGGTTCTTTAATGTGGAGCAG GAAGAGGACGTGGACTTCCTGGCCAAGTTCTCCCGGCTGGTGAACGGCATGGGTCAGAGTCTGGTGCTCAGCTGGACAAAACTGGCCAAAACTGGCAACATGAAGGACGCTGCTGAGTCGCTGCAGGCCATCGAGACCAAGgtacctctgctgctgcagctgctggtgcacGAAGACGACGACATCTCGGCCAACATTGTCGGGTTCTGCTACGAATACCTGCACGTCCTGAAGCAG cttccTCAACTgaccgagcagcagcagggaaacaTAGAG GCCATCATGCTCGCTGTAATGAAGAAACTGACCTATGATGACGAGTACAACTTTGACAATGAG GGGGAGGACGAGGCCATGTTCGTGGAATACAGGAAGCAGTTAAAGATGCTGCTGGATCGTTTGGCTCAGGTGtctcctgagctgctgctggaggctgtaCGCAGGGTCTTCACCAACACAATGCA GAACTGGCAGTCGGCTCAGTtcatggaggtggaggtggccaTCCGGCTGCTGTACATGCTGGGAGAAGCCCTGCCGGCGTCTCATGGGGCTCATTTCTCTGGAAATGTGGCGAAGACGAGTGCCCTGCAGGACATGATGAGGACG CTGGTTTCCTGCGGCGTCAGCAGCTACCAGCACACCTCCGTGTCTCTGGAGTTCTTCGAAACGGTTGTTCGATACGATAAATTCTTCATCGTGGAGCCTCAACACATTCCGAATGTTTTG ATGGCGTTTCTGGATCAAAGAGGACTGAGACACAACAGCCCGAAGGTCCGCAGCAGAGTGGCCTACCTCTTCTCTAGATTCATCAAGTCTCTGCA TAAACATATGAACGCCTTCATTGAGGACATCCTGACCAGgatccaggacctgctggagctCACGCCTCCT GAAAACGGTTTCCCGGCGCTTCTGACCAGCGACGACCAGCTGTTCATGTTTGAGACGGCAGGCATCCTCATCGTGAATGGAGAGTGTCCCGTCGAGAGGAAGCAGGCGCTAATGAGGAGCCTGCTGGCGCCGCTGATGGACGCCTTCCGTCTGCTGCTGGCTAAACTGCCTCaggagagtgaggaggaaaGACAGACCGCCCTCGCAGACTGTCTGAGTCATGCAGTTGGTTTCGCcag TCGCACCAGCAAAGCGTTCAGCAACAAGCAGACGGTGAAGCAGTGCGGCTGCACCGAGGTCTACAGAGAGTGTCTGCAGACCTTCCTGCCTGCGCTGAGCTGCCCCGTCCAGCGGGGGGTGCTGCGCAGCTCGGtccgctccttcctgcaccgCATGATCATctgcatggaggaggaggtgctgcccTTCATCCCCGCCGCCTCCGAACACATGCTGAAGGACTGCGAGGCCAAAGACCTGCAGGAGTTCATTCCGCTCATCAGCCAGATCACCGCCAAGTTCAAG AGGCAGGTGTCTCCCTTCCTGCAGCAAGTCTTCATGCCGCTGGTGCTCGCCATCTTTGAGGTGCTGGGGCGGCCGGCGGAGGACAACGACCAGGCGGCGGCTCTGGAGAAGCAGATGCTGCGGAGGAGCTACTTCAGCTTCATCCAGACCATTGCAGGAAGTGGGATGAACGAAGTGATGGCCAATCAGG GAGCAGAGAACATCGAACGAGTCGTGTTCACCATCATCCAAGGGGCCGTGGATTTTCCAGACCCCATTGCTCAGAAAACCTGCTTCATCATCCTGTCAAAGCTGGTCGAGCTGTGGG GGGGTAAGGATGGCATGGTGGGCTTCCCAGACTTCATCTATAAACATATCGTCCCTGCATGTTTCCTGGCTCCTCTTAaaccgacctttgacctctcggATGCACAAACAGTCCTG ACGCTGTCAGAATGTGTAGTTACTCTGAAAATGATTCATCTCAAACGG GGGCCAGAGTTTATCCAGTTCTTGCAGCAAGACTATCTGCCCTCACTTCAGGTGTCACCCGAGATCTCACAG GAGCTGTGTCATGTGCTTCAGCAGCCGGACATCAAAGTCCTGAAAACGTACATTAAG GCTTTTTTCCAGCGGGCGAAGCTGTAG
- the rpl18a gene encoding 60S ribosomal protein L18a: MKASGTLREYKVIGRLLPSAKTPAPPLYRMRIFAPNHVVAKSRFWYFVSQLRKMKKASGEIVYCGLVFEKTPLKVKNFGIWLRYDSRSGTHNMYREYRDLTTSGAVTQCYRDMGARHRARAHSIQIMKVQVIPASKCRRPAIKQFHDSKIKFPLPHRVLRCQHKPRFTTKRPNTFF, encoded by the exons ATGAAGGCGTCCGGCACA CTTAGGGAGTACAAAGTTATTGGGCGCCTGCTGCCCTCTGCCAAGACCCCTGCCCCTCCTTTGTATCGGATGAGGATCTTTGCCCCTAACCATGTCGTGGCCAAGTCCCGCTTCTGGTACTTCGTCTCCCAgttgaggaagatgaagaaggcCTCCGGAGAGATTGTCTACTGTGGCCTG GTCTTTGAGAAGACCCCTCTGAAGGTGAAGAACTTCGGCATCTGGCTGCGCTACGACTCTCGCAGCGGCACCCACAACATGTACAGAGAGTACAGGGACCTGACCACCTCTGGAGCTGTCACCCAGTGCT ATCGTGACATGGGAGCTCGCCACCGTGCTCGCGCCCACTCCATCCAGATCATGAAGGTGCAGGTCATCCCAGCCAGCAAGTGTCGCAGACCTGCCATCAAGCAGTTCCAT GACTCCAAGATCAAGTTCCCGCTGCCTCACAGGGTCCTGCGTTGCCAGCACAAACCCCGCTTCACCACCAAGAGACCAAACACCTTCTTCTAA